The following are encoded in a window of Castanea sativa cultivar Marrone di Chiusa Pesio chromosome 5, ASM4071231v1 genomic DNA:
- the LOC142634883 gene encoding G-type lectin S-receptor-like serine/threonine-protein kinase At1g67520, translating to MRLYFGKSHYGIAGQQVTFKDSMLANKSRANIRWWIWLIVAVGGIIITLLCLLCYAKLKNHIAKGESSKKRQKCLLQELEDDAIPSTVRDKVKEENNDRHAGHEFQSFSFESISTATSDFSIENKLGQGGFGPVYKGKLLNGQEIAAKRLLRSSKQGLIEFKNEVILIAKLQHTNLVRLLGFCIQPEEKILIYEFMSNKSLDFFLFDSTKRFILNWKKRFNIIEGIAQGLVYLHKYSRLRVIHRDLKASNILLDGEMNLKISDFGMARIFGLKGLEENTNRIVGTYGYMPPEYARYGVVSMKTDVFSYGVLLLEIVSGKKNNSHNCFDYQLNLIGYAWQLWNEGKGLELIDPTILDGSCLPSNVLRCIHVGLLCVQDQATDRPIMVDVVSMLSKETLQLFPPKHLAFFVNTNQDGTLGGFEIKLEKCSINNVTHSQMEAR from the exons ATGAGACTATATTTTGGAAAATCCCATTATGGAATAGCCGGCCAACAAGTTACTTTTAAGGATAGCATGTTGGCAAACAAGTCAAGGGCAAATATTAGGTGGTGGATATGGCTCATCGTGGCAGTTGGGGGGATTATCATCACGCTGTTGTGCTTATTATGCTatgcaaaattgaaaaatcacaTAGCGAAAG GGGAGAGTTCTAAGAAGCGACAAAAGTGTCTCTTACAAGAGCTTGAAGATGATGCAATTCCTTCCACTGTACGGGACAAAgtgaaagaagaaaacaatgaTAGGCATGCTGGCCATGAATTTCAAAGTTTCAGCTTCGAAAGCATTTCTACTGCTACAAGTgatttttcaattgaaaataaattaggaCAGGGCGGTTTTGGGCCAGTTTataag GGTAAACTATTGAATGGGCAGGAAATAGCAGCAAAAAGACTCTTGAGAAGTTCTAAACAGGGATTGATAGAGTTCAAGAATGAAGTTATTCTTATTGCCAAACTCCAGCACACCAATCTCGTGAGGCTTTTAGGGTTTTGCATTCAACCAGAAGAAAAAATACTAATCTATGAGTTCATGTCCAACAAAAGTTTAGACTTCTTCCTCTTTG ATTCTACTAAAAGGTTTATATTAAATTGGAAAAAACGCTTCAACATCATTGAAGGCATTGCTCAAGGACTTGTTTATCTTCACAAATATTCAAGACTAAGAGTAATTCACCGAGATTTAAAAGCAAGCAACATTTTGCTTGATGGGGAGATGAATCTAAAAATTTCAGACTTTGGAATGGCTAGAATATTTGGGCTGAAAGGATTAGAAGAAAACACAAATAGAATTGTTGGAACATA TGGTTATATGCCTCCAGAGTATGCTAGGTATGGTGTTGTTTCAATGAAAACTGATGTATTTAGCTATGGAGTCCTACTATTGGAAATCGTGAGCGGCAAGAAAAATAATAGTCACAATTGCTTTGATTATCAGCTCAACCTTATAGGATAT GCATGGCAATTATGGAATGAAGGTAAGGGTTTAGAGCTAATTGACCCAACAATATTAGATGGGTCATGCCTTCCATCTAATGTATTGAGATGCATTCATGTTGGTCTTTTATGCGTACAAGACCAAGCAACAGATAGACCCATCATGGTAGATGTTGTTTCTATGCTTTCAAAAGAAACTCTTCAACTCTTCCCTCCAAAACATCTTGCATTTTTTGTCAACACTAATCAAGATGGAACATTAGGGGGTTTCGAAATTAAGCTAGAAAAATGTTCTATAAATAATGTCACACATTCACAAATGGAAGCTagataa